The Erigeron canadensis isolate Cc75 chromosome 1, C_canadensis_v1, whole genome shotgun sequence genome segment aaaacaaaaagtgctCAAAAAAGCATACTTGGGTCAACCTGACCCGACCCTTTTTGACATGCATATATACTTTCCCATTTTGCATATTTGGGTCAACCTGACCCGACCCTTTTCGACATGCATATATACTTTCCCATTGTGACCCGTTACTCAACCCGCCTATTTTGCCACCTCAGCAATGCAAAAATCCCAATACTCACCTCTCCCGTTAGGTGTGCTACACATTTCTTTTCAGCAAGCAGCTCATCCTCGGACTGAAAATAATAATTAGACCTGAACTTAGCATTGGACTTCACAATGTGAATATAAAAATTCAACTTGGATATCTACGgtacctttttaatttttttacggAGATAGTCATCGAATATCACATCTTTAACAAGCTCGTAATCACCATCACCCTGACCCAAAGCTGATTTGTTAACAAAGTTGAGAATTTATATGAGATGAATGAAGAAATCTGGTTTGTACTTTACCTTCGACCTGCAGGGCATGCTGAAAACAATATCCTCTGCTATTCCATATGGATTTCCAGTTGTGTAAACCTGTATTTTTTCCCAGTGTAAATAGTTAGCCTAGTAGCCAAGATCACCTGGCAAATCCTACCAGCAAACACtcattatttttactttttttacgCATAGTGATATGTTTatgaaaaaagtaataatagtGTAATGGTTTGGATAACGCTAACTTAGAGGTTGTTTGCACTGAAAGTTTCACTTCAGGTGACTTTTGACCAGCCCACCCATTTAACGTGTTTGAGATATGAGTTGAGACTGCCACCTTAAAAACGGAAAGATGCGAAAACTTTGATGATTATTTTGTTCTATAGCACAGTTTCACATTTAATGTATAACCTAGAactattttatttcaaaatcaaCATGGATCTTCTCTCAAAATTTTAGGAACAGACATTTTCTCTGTACAGTATCTGGTATAAAGTTTGAGgtgattatatatgtataatatgaaaaatgaaaacttactCCAGTTGAGAACCAATCCCCCTCAGGTGTGGGTGTTACAAGAGACTTTATTGCATCCACAATAGAAACAGCAGTTGATGCCGCTGAAGATCTTCCCCATTTCTTTATTAGAGCTCCGCCTctctagaaaaaaaaatccaacaattagtattaaaaatatatgaaaaaaactaTCAACGCACAATCAGCTATATAGTTAAATCAGCCAGACTTACCGTCTGAACGATTTGAGTAAAATCTTCTTCTAACCATTTCCTATCTCTAATAACCTCCGGGACAGGAATTCCATGTATTTTAGCATTTAGAAAGTCAGGGACCTAAGTTGAAAAACTTACATCAATCACATGAAATGGAAACAACATAGTCGATACTACAAAGAGATAAAGCATTTGAAAACCTGAGTTGTTGAGTGGTTTCCCCAAATGGTGACGTTAGAGactttatcatagaaaactcctgctttaagagccaactgcaAAACGAATAACAAGTTCATATCTGTTCAAACACCTGGTTAAAGCTCTTGTCAACACCGAAATACCTGGCATTTCGCTCTATTCTCATCTAGTCTAGTTAAAGCATGAAAATTCTTCGCAGGTATGTTTGGAGCGTTCTTCATACAGATCAAAGCACTGCAAACAGCATAATAAGATTATTACTTTGGTTATGACATCCATACACTACAAATGGTCTTAATGCATAAAAGCTATTTTTCCATACTTTGTATTGCATGGGTTGCCCACCACCATGACCTTGACATTACGTGAAGCAACGGCATTGAGAGCTTTTCCCTGTCATATCTCCATTGAGTTAAGGTTCTGAAATATAAAATTGGTATTTCTGAGTTACCAAAGTGAAAAATAGCTAATAACACCTGCTCAGCAAATATTTGCCCGTTAATGTCCAACAAGTCGGCTCTTTCCATTCCAGGTCCTCTAGGCTTTGCTCCAATCAGAAGAGCCCATTCTACATCTTCGAATACCTCATATGGATCAATCCCAATGCTCACCTCTCTCAACAATGGATATAGAGAGTCCTCAAGTTCCATTGCCACTCCTGCATTACTATTTATTACCATTGTATCACATAATATCAGGATGGTGTTTATAAAAAATAAGAGTGTGATTACCTTCAAGAGCTGCAAATGATCTTTCAGAACCCAAAAGTTTCAGAGCAATAGGTTGATCTGGACCAAAAACCTCCCCAGATGCAAGCTGCAATTAAACAATGAGTCATTAGTCGTCTTCCAATCATTGTAAAAAGATGAAAGAGAACACAAATTTGTTCATTAATTATTGCTCGGTGGATAATATCCTAACATGGAAACTGAAAGAGACTCATCTTTATGATATTTGACAGTTTAGAATAATGTCCTAGAAATTTTATGTTAATCCAAGTTTCATGTACTTGTATCTTTGCCTATGTTGAAGACTTTGAATCGATTAAATATCATTCCTTCGGTTAAGAACCATGACCAAGGCACTCAGAAGGTCTGGACCGAATGCTGCTTTCCCATGTTTTGGTGTCAAAGAGAAAATACAATTAGTTTACCTTGAAGAGTAAATGGTTTGATATCATCCCAGCAGCCCCTGAAACTGccacatttatcattttcttccaTGACTTTGTTTGTTCTTCCTGACAATGtacaataaaaacacacatCAGAACTTATCCAATAACAGAATATAAACGGGTTGACATTTTAGCCTTAATCAAAGTTTAAGGAACTCGGTGCGACGGTCAAAAACAGGGCGAATATCAAGATAGCAGATGGACTGTAAATAAAGTATACGCTCCAAATATGTATTCCATTGCATCACTAGTACATGGATGAGGTCATGTATGCATCCAAATCGTTCCAGTTACTATAATTATCCCCCGGTTAAAATGTTCTAGGATTGTTTAACAAAGAATCCATAATTTTTATTTCCTGTCAAGTTTGAATTGAATTATCCATTGATAATCTCTACTGATATTTATGACTTAAATTTTGGTCAACACGTTTTTATTGTTTACCATATATTACTAATATAGACGTTTAACAATTAGTAATACAACCATACAAGTATGTATGCAGCTTACTAAGCTGAACTTTTAACGCTTTCATTGCGTGTATCCAGTTTTAAAGATTACATTTTTATGGAGGTATTTTTGCTAATGTGACAATTTGTATCTGTTGGTAGTTTTAGTGTCGTCATCAGCCGTTTTGTGTAATTGTGATTTACTTGGGACCAAGGGATTTTGAGTTAGGTTCTAATACAAGTTAGTAAGTGTGGAGTGCATTCTCCTTAGAGTTCATTCTATGTTCGTTTATATGGCAGGAATGGGTCAAGGAGGTTAAGCCCCCTTGCCAAGATCTAAGGGGCAGTGCCCTTCGTTGAGTCCAGCTTTAGTAACGGTTTTATCTCGCCAAAATTTGTCCCCTTATTACTTTTTGTCCATGAAAGAGGTATGACTATTCATTTATAACAACTTTCATAACTGTTCTAGTGAAAAGTTGCAACCTTTCATGTTCAAAAGTTGCAATATGCATTATAGATGCATAATAGAAGGTTTCAAATTAGCatacaatttatatacataaatgtTCATAATTTCCAACTTCAGTTTAATTTGGTTGCCTATATTGAAGTTGAAACTTGTGTCTTATCCCAATTAAAGATTTCATATAACCCTAAAGAAGCAACCGAAAAGCTAAGATCACTTGTATATAGATGTCAATCATAAACATAACCCTCATCAATATCATATAAGACTACATAAAATACACATATAGGTCCAAACTTGCATGAAGTATCCAAATCTAAACTCAGAACATAAGTAAATGAACTAAAactgtgttatatatatacacatatataatttaaaaaagaaaaacttacagCCTTGAGATCATAAGTGAGACAAAAGACACCATAGCATTCATTCTTTGGTTTTGGATCAATACCAACCGGTGCTTCAACTTTGCTGCATAATACttactttatcaataaaaagaaaatacatagtagaagaagaagaaaaagagtaAAAGAAAGATTGATGAGAACATACTCTGAGGTAACAGAACATCGGATTAAGGTTGTTGTCGGGGTACGAAGAAGATGTCGGAAACTGAGGCGACATCGGCCATGTTGGGAAATCTGATGAGCTGAAAATAATTGTGGGTTAGTGAGGTGGGTTTGAGTGGTGTAAGCGTGACTTAGCTCTGCAACCGCCATTGGAGAAGTTTTGGAGGGAGAAACAGAAGAGGGATAAACAGGGGTTTAGTTTTTACGTTGTAAGAGTGGATTTTAAGGGAATATAGATATAAGGTCTATAAATATGACACTTGTCACCTTCATTCAATCCACTTTATTATACTATCTCCTTTGggttttactttattctcttataataataataataataactaggttttaggtaaaataaaacaagtattaatataaaacaaataaaacaatatgtttttctatagtgataatcaccgtgcatcataaaaatcatcatacatcaattgctttgtgaatcttcgtgcatcagtttaaccatgatctaagggtcaagatcttatcttatttgttttactttaatacttgttttacaatatccaaccccataataactatattaaagtctattttaaatttataataagttaCTATGTTAATATTATGAAGTTGTAAATTTAAGCAGCGTACTCTAGACCAATAGTAAATATTCTCGGACAGAGGTTAGAAGTTGGATTCTCAACTCATACGAAAAGGTCGAACGTCATTTTATACCATTTAGACTATCTGGGTTTGTCAACATATAAAGTTTGGGTTTGTCAAAGCTTGAGTTTGAAACTTTGAATTCATAGTTTTGGATTAAATGTGTGCTTTGTAATTATATGTGGACTCGACTTGATAAATTGTTCTACTTTTATACTAGTTTTGGTGTATAATTTGATTTATTCCCTTTTTGGGAAAACGTTTAAGTTTAAGATGAAagtattgttttaaaaaatagctaaaaagtttgaaaatatatatctatgtcAGAAACAtgtctaataaaataaaataaattgttaaatGCAACCCTTAATATTGTACCTAATATGCATAAAAGAattgtttctcatatattaaaagttcattccttaaattttataataagtaTACAACTCTTGAATAACTTAGTTTCGATTTCCTTTAGGAGTGTGTGAAGCAATGTCTGGATTGGAGTGGCTAAGCGTTTACGATGTCTATATTTCGTGAAAGAAGAAGGCGGCTGATTTGAAGATCTTTATCTAACTACAGTCCCAAAaactttgtttagcaaaatttataaaataacagcACTATTTGATCTAATTAAgcaaaagtatatatacataaacacaGGCTCCAAAGGTTAGATAAGGGTTTGAGTCAAGATTTTGGAAGAAACTCGATTGGTAAAATGTTCCAAGCTTATTTTAGACTATTGAAGTCAATATAAAAGATGGGCAAGTTGAACTCAAGTTGAGTTCCACCTTTGacgtttttttttcccttcagaAAAGCAAATATCACCAATACATCATAtaactagtcctaatactcgtaCAATGTATGATacctatatagattgtatcataaagaaaactcaaatatgtctcatacatgattcgtgagtgtAAAATAAATTGTTAAGGTAAttgatgatcgaagctaaagTAATTTACAATAATGATAGATATAAttagttagaattttggatTAACCTTTAATTCTTAGAAgcacatcaaaatcagaacttataagcatagtgg includes the following:
- the LOC122600620 gene encoding malate dehydrogenase [NADP], chloroplastic, with protein sequence MAVAELSHAYTTQTHLTNPQLFSAHQISQHGRCRLSFRHLLRTPTTTLIRCSVTSDKVEAPVGIDPKPKNECYGVFCLTYDLKAEEQTKSWKKMINVAVSGAAGMISNHLLFKLASGEVFGPDQPIALKLLGSERSFAALEGVAMELEDSLYPLLREVSIGIDPYEVFEDVEWALLIGAKPRGPGMERADLLDINGQIFAEQGKALNAVASRNVKVMVVGNPCNTNALICMKNAPNIPAKNFHALTRLDENRAKCQLALKAGVFYDKVSNVTIWGNHSTTQVPDFLNAKIHGIPVPEVIRDRKWLEEDFTQIVQTRGGALIKKWGRSSAASTAVSIVDAIKSLVTPTPEGDWFSTGVYTTGNPYGIAEDIVFSMPCRSKGDGDYELVKDVIFDDYLRKKIKKSEDELLAEKKCVAHLTGEGIAVCDLPEDTMLPGEV